In the genome of Prunus dulcis unplaced genomic scaffold, ALMONDv2, whole genome shotgun sequence, one region contains:
- the LOC117612517 gene encoding exopolygalacturonase-like, with product MAMKLSFLAMLLCLLLASTPKAHASVFDVTSATYGAKPGSDVSTALAKAWSDACASPSASKVVVPSGTYKLKEATFRGPCKAPIEMQVQGTLQAPVDAGQLTRPDTWVGFQYIDMLTLSGGGTFDGQGALSWNQNDCHKNKNCKPLPVNLRFEFLTNSKVQDITSLNSKFFHMHVFRCNHTTFQQLTITAPDESRNTDGIHIGASTAINITHSKIGTGDDCISIGDDSHEITVTDVTCGPGHGISIGSLGKYKEEKDVTGIIVKNCTLANTENGVRIKTFPDSPSPSIASGIHYEDIIMVNVSNPILIDQLYCPYTQCEQKPPSKVKISNVIFKNIKGSSFTPLALKLVCTTGIPCENVELTDIDLTYGGDKGPLTSMCSNVKPTITGMTKALGCATSSLAPLPLSKK from the coding sequence ATGGCTATGAAATTAAGTTTCTTGGCAATGCTTTTGTGCTTATTGTTAGCATCTACACCTAAAGCTCATGCTAGTGTGTTTGACGTGACGAGTGCAACATACGGTGCAAAGCCTGGCTCTGATGTCAGTACGGCCTTGGCCAAGGCTTGGAGTGATGCATGTGCATCGCCATCCGCGAGTAAAGTTGTTGTTCCGAGCGGGACATACAAGTTAAAAGAAGCAACTTTCAGAGGCCCCTGTAAGGCTCCCATTGAGATGCAAGTTCAAGGCACATTGCAGGCTCCAGTAGACGCTGGCCAACTCACAAGACCGGATACTTGGGTTGGTTTTCAGTACATTGACATGCTCACCTTATCAGGTGGTGGGACTTTTGATGGCCAAGGAGCACTTTCTTGGAATCAAAATGACtgccacaaaaacaaaaattgcaaacctcttCCCGTTAATCTGCGGTTCGAATTCCTCACAAATTCCAAAGTTCAGGACATAACTTCACTTAACAGCAAATTTTTCCACATGCATGTTTTTCGGTGCAACCATACTACATTTCAACAGCTTACCATCACAGCACCTGACGAGAGCAGAAACACAGATGGAATCCATATCGGGGCTTCGACTGCTATCAACattactcattcaaagattgGAACTGGGGATGACTGTATTTCTATTGGTGATGACTCCCATGAAATCACAGTGACTGATGTTACTTGTGGGCCAGGCCATGGAATAAGCATTGGAAGCCTTGGAAAAtataaggaagaaaaggatgTGACCGGGATCATAGTTAAGAACTGCACCCTGGCTAATACGGAGAACGGTGTGAGAATCAAAACATTTCCAGATTCTCCTTCGCCTAGCATTGCCTCGGGTATACACTATGAGGATATTATCATGGTTAATGTCAGTAACCCTATCCTCATAGACCAATTGTACTGCCCATATACTCAGTGTGAACAAAAGCCTCCGTCAAAAGTTAAGATCAGCAATGTCATCTTCAAGAACATTAAGGGCTCATCTTTCACTCCACTTGCACTCAAGCTTGTATGTACCACGGGCATAccgtgtgagaatgtggagtTGACTGACATTGATCTCACCTACGGTGGAGACAAAGGCCCTCTTACCTCTATGTGTTCTAATGTCAAGCCCACAATTACTGGCATGACAAAGGCTCTTGGTTGTGCTACATCGTCCTTGGCACCTCTTCCTTTATCCAAGAAGTAG